One Myxococcus stipitatus DNA segment encodes these proteins:
- a CDS encoding LysM peptidoglycan-binding domain-containing protein: MPPPPAGMRVLAADESRALAASATLDAKSTLMTAGGAAAQAALPATAPAPAAPGGVSPASNETSASKPPQANAADTTARTPADASGTSPAPAQAGAALANTAPTATPKATVPAPGQAGAGTPAEEPSAEATANRGAANAVDAAQAPGQPIAPAPSSAATANRDAARTSGPPVTPAPSSVATTNRDAAAVDPARSSGQPVAPAPSPVATANRGAAPTEGGQPDTTLAPATGKGGASATKPTGALVDEDKRAFASGAAMADDEEPEATSAEVESESAELEELRALEGATLDPAARPNAEVMQSLRRLGLANPLRLRMLDALEEPTFREDDTPAELPLITDLGSFDVSQIQDRYDIPVEMQPLVAQYIQFFQGPGRRWFRKWMSRSARYLPVMQPILEKHGLPRDTVYLAMIESGFSAHAYSWAHAAGPWQFISSTGKQYGLKQDFWVDERRDPIKATRAAATYLKDLHSELGHWYLAWAGYNTGSYRVRRMVERYGTNNFWLLSEEKGLAKETKHYVPKLIAAALVAKNPTAFGFAETEFEYEQPLAFDEVELTDATDLDVVARAAGVNVKEVQDLNPELKRWCTPPASVKNPYKLRLPSGTATRFAEGFKKISPAERLTFRMHKVKRGDTLSQIAERYGSATEAILQMNRLKSARTLKLGAELVIPVPAGKASGGALANKVAQARRSGVVVHRPEDEVPAGTPKGPVAAGPVKTETLNGRKRITYGVQSGDSLWVIATKFNVSVDQLKQWNNLRRRNPTLQVGSLIYVWPEGTAQVQERAGTVVARNVASLPAKPGGKVHALAEGETLWSVSQRYGVSVEDIMRWNNIKDHRTIPTGKVLSVSAP, encoded by the coding sequence ATGCCTCCGCCCCCCGCGGGCATGCGCGTGCTCGCGGCGGACGAATCACGCGCGCTGGCCGCGAGCGCCACGTTGGACGCGAAGAGCACGCTGATGACGGCGGGCGGCGCGGCGGCCCAGGCCGCGCTCCCCGCGACCGCCCCGGCACCGGCCGCCCCAGGCGGTGTCTCTCCGGCGAGCAACGAGACCTCCGCGAGCAAGCCCCCTCAGGCCAACGCGGCTGACACGACGGCGCGGACTCCGGCCGACGCCAGCGGCACATCCCCGGCTCCCGCCCAGGCTGGCGCGGCGCTCGCCAACACGGCCCCCACCGCGACACCCAAGGCGACGGTGCCGGCTCCCGGGCAGGCGGGCGCGGGAACCCCCGCGGAGGAGCCTTCCGCCGAGGCCACGGCGAATCGTGGCGCGGCGAACGCGGTCGACGCGGCGCAGGCCCCTGGTCAGCCAATCGCACCCGCTCCCTCGTCGGCAGCTACCGCGAATCGCGACGCGGCACGGACCTCTGGTCCGCCAGTCACACCGGCGCCCTCATCGGTGGCCACCACGAATCGCGACGCGGCGGCGGTCGACCCGGCACGGTCCTCCGGCCAGCCAGTCGCACCGGCTCCCTCGCCGGTGGCCACGGCGAATCGCGGCGCGGCGCCCACGGAGGGCGGCCAGCCCGATACCACCCTCGCCCCGGCGACCGGCAAGGGTGGCGCCTCCGCCACAAAGCCCACGGGCGCCCTCGTGGACGAGGACAAGCGGGCGTTCGCGAGCGGCGCGGCGATGGCGGACGATGAGGAGCCCGAGGCGACCAGCGCCGAGGTGGAGTCCGAGTCCGCCGAGTTGGAGGAGCTGCGCGCGTTGGAGGGCGCCACGCTGGACCCCGCGGCGAGGCCGAACGCGGAGGTGATGCAGTCCCTGCGTCGGCTGGGGCTGGCCAACCCCCTGCGCCTGCGAATGCTCGACGCGCTGGAGGAGCCCACCTTCCGCGAGGACGACACGCCCGCCGAGCTGCCGCTCATCACCGACCTGGGCAGCTTCGACGTGTCCCAGATTCAAGACCGCTACGACATCCCGGTGGAGATGCAGCCGCTGGTGGCCCAGTACATCCAGTTCTTCCAGGGCCCGGGGCGCCGGTGGTTCCGCAAGTGGATGTCACGCTCGGCGCGCTACCTGCCGGTGATGCAGCCCATCCTCGAGAAGCACGGGCTGCCGCGCGACACGGTGTACCTGGCGATGATCGAAAGCGGCTTCTCCGCGCACGCCTATTCGTGGGCGCACGCCGCCGGGCCGTGGCAGTTCATCTCCAGCACGGGCAAGCAGTACGGCCTCAAGCAGGACTTCTGGGTGGACGAGCGCCGCGACCCCATCAAGGCCACGCGCGCCGCCGCCACCTATCTCAAGGACCTGCACTCGGAGCTGGGCCACTGGTATCTGGCCTGGGCCGGCTACAACACCGGCTCCTACCGCGTGCGGCGCATGGTGGAGCGCTACGGCACCAACAACTTCTGGCTCCTGTCGGAGGAGAAGGGGCTGGCGAAGGAGACCAAGCACTACGTGCCCAAGCTCATCGCCGCCGCGCTGGTGGCGAAGAACCCGACGGCGTTCGGCTTCGCCGAGACCGAGTTCGAGTACGAGCAGCCGCTCGCCTTCGACGAGGTGGAGCTGACGGACGCCACGGACCTGGACGTCGTGGCGCGCGCGGCGGGGGTGAACGTCAAGGAGGTGCAGGACCTCAACCCGGAGCTGAAGCGCTGGTGCACCCCGCCCGCGTCGGTGAAGAACCCCTACAAGCTGCGGCTGCCCTCCGGCACCGCGACGCGCTTCGCGGAGGGCTTCAAGAAGATCTCCCCCGCCGAGCGCCTGACGTTCCGCATGCACAAGGTGAAGCGCGGCGACACGCTGTCGCAGATCGCCGAACGCTACGGCAGCGCGACCGAGGCCATCCTCCAGATGAACCGCCTCAAGAGCGCGCGGACGCTCAAGCTGGGCGCGGAGCTGGTGATTCCGGTGCCCGCGGGCAAGGCGAGCGGCGGCGCCCTGGCCAACAAGGTCGCGCAGGCGCGGCGCAGCGGCGTGGTGGTGCACCGCCCGGAGGACGAGGTCCCCGCTGGCACGCCCAAGGGCCCCGTGGCCGCCGGCCCCGTGAAGACGGAGACGCTCAACGGCCGCAAGCGCATCACCTACGGCGTGCAGTCCGGCGACAGCCTGTGGGTCATCGCCACCAAGTTCAACGTCTCCGTGGACCAGCTCAAGCAGTGGAACAACCTGCGCCGTCGCAACCCCACGCTCCAGGTGGGCTCGCTCATCTACGTGTGGCCCGAGGGCACCGCGCAGGTGCAGGAGCGCGCCGGCACCGTGGTGGCCCGCAACGTGGCCTCCCTCCCCGCCAAGCCGGGCGGCAAGGTCCACGCGCTCGCCGAGGGCGAGACGCTCTGGTCCGTGTCCCAGCGCTACGGCGTCAGCGTGGAGGACATCATGCGGTGGAACAACATCAAGGACCACCGCACCATCCCCACCGGCAAGGTGCTCAGCGTCAGCGCGCCGTGA
- a CDS encoding ABC transporter permease, with translation MRLDALSRLVRLSLARERKGAFFSAFGVAMGVGTLVFFIALGLGVGRVIREKIFPNDARLVDVVPASVSLGSLLGGGTLDAAAVERLRALPGVEAAHRKMSVRVPAVTRYDGVFFGTRLRMGMEVLAVGVDPDLVKGDVQLGEFKDAGEGQPIPALVSTRLLELYNKTFAPARKLPQLSSGMIVGFGFPVEFNRSYVSASATGPSVPTQTQVVGASDRAMFAGITLPLETAVRINRQAGVDAENYSGVTLVARDPSHVPALVDAVKAMGLEIDDQERRMAENSGAAVALTTSALALLSILICVLAAVNIAHALSASVRARAKEIGVMQAVGASRADIRAIVLAESAVVGLAGGVIGTGVALAASFGVDRFAAGYLPNFPYKPESFFSFPWPVVLGGVVLGLLAALAGAYFPSRRAAATDPARTLAG, from the coding sequence ATGAGGCTGGACGCGCTGTCGCGGCTGGTGCGGCTGAGCCTGGCGCGCGAGCGCAAGGGCGCCTTCTTCTCCGCCTTCGGCGTGGCCATGGGCGTGGGCACGCTCGTGTTCTTCATCGCGCTGGGGCTGGGCGTGGGGCGCGTCATCCGCGAGAAGATCTTCCCCAACGACGCGCGGCTGGTGGACGTGGTGCCCGCGTCGGTGTCGCTGGGCTCGCTCCTGGGCGGTGGCACGCTGGACGCTGCGGCGGTGGAGCGGCTGCGGGCGCTGCCCGGCGTGGAGGCCGCGCACCGGAAGATGAGCGTGCGCGTGCCCGCGGTGACGCGCTACGACGGCGTCTTCTTCGGCACGCGCCTGCGCATGGGCATGGAGGTGCTCGCCGTCGGCGTCGACCCGGACCTGGTGAAGGGCGACGTGCAGTTGGGCGAGTTCAAGGACGCGGGCGAGGGGCAGCCCATCCCCGCGCTGGTGTCCACGCGCCTGTTGGAGCTGTACAACAAGACGTTCGCGCCGGCGCGCAAGCTGCCGCAGCTGTCGTCGGGGATGATCGTCGGCTTCGGCTTCCCGGTGGAGTTCAACCGCTCCTACGTCTCCGCCTCGGCGACGGGGCCGAGCGTCCCGACGCAGACGCAGGTGGTGGGCGCGTCCGACCGGGCCATGTTCGCGGGCATCACCCTGCCGCTGGAGACGGCCGTGCGCATCAACCGGCAGGCGGGCGTGGACGCGGAGAACTACTCGGGCGTCACGCTGGTGGCCAGGGACCCTTCGCACGTGCCGGCGCTGGTGGACGCGGTGAAGGCCATGGGGCTGGAGATCGACGACCAGGAGCGGCGCATGGCGGAGAACTCGGGCGCGGCCGTCGCGCTCACCACCTCCGCGCTGGCGCTCCTGTCCATCCTCATCTGCGTCCTGGCGGCGGTGAACATCGCCCACGCGCTGTCCGCCTCCGTGCGCGCCCGCGCCAAGGAGATTGGCGTGATGCAGGCGGTGGGCGCCTCGCGCGCGGACATCCGCGCCATCGTCCTGGCCGAATCCGCCGTGGTGGGGCTTGCGGGGGGCGTCATCGGCACCGGGGTGGCGCTCGCGGCGTCCTTCGGCGTGGACCGCTTCGCCGCGGGCTATCTGCCCAACTTCCCGTACAAGCCCGAAAGCTTCTTCTCCTTCCCCTGGCCGGTGGTGCTGGGCGGCGTGGTCCTGGGCCTCCTGGCGGCGCTCGCCGGGGCCTACTTCCCCAGCCGCCGCGCCGCCGCCACCGACCCCGCACGGACGCTCGCTGGATGA
- a CDS encoding protein kinase domain-containing protein → MTTSQPKRQPIPFGKYLLLDRINIGGMAEVWRGKQFGASGFERLVAIKRILPNIAEDEEFISMFIDEAKISVQLSHANIAQIYELGQIASSYFISMEYIPGKDMRAIFDRCRKKGEPAPVPLVAFCISKMCEGLDYAHRKKDGMGRDMNIVHRDISPQNVLLSFEGEVKVIDFGIAKAAGKATKTQAGILKGKFGYMSPEQIRGLPLDRRSDVFAIGVCLYEMLTGERLFVGDSDFSVLEKVRKAEVPPPSTYNRRIPEALEKIVMRALAKDVDERYQYASELGDDLQRFLITSETIFGRKDLMQYMKSTFAEEVEREKQRLSDYADIRPPDGMLAALEAAQGFGGGGMSAPPPPAAPPPVAVPVVQPVAPAAPRATAAMGAVTNAPPPAASGVRRSPTLAALPKLTAATAAPAPKEDEVQATQLVSSDHVFDDSPEPTTQPGAQVGRTVTPLETHAPAVDEDESPSGKTALIPPPSSVSPPRLSQTNMPVLTPSGPSARPSTTVPTLVPAEVAAQAPGNRTSRGGGDGLPRIARDAPPDVSQGVSRNALPPDVSQGVSRAALQAAQSSRPPPALASGNPVRPPPRPEPVEEESQDEEIPTTSVPALNGGKGLDKRVLYWLGGLVALALVAVLGWLGLGPGAGYVMLDLQRVPQDVRSRVSVTLDAQPVPVDGSTTLLRQVPAGPVMVTVSAEGFKTFTKTVPVNSGKEVTSVEVVLESLVRTASLVLVTTPADAQVKVDGKVVREQGRSDAFIKGVPIGGNEWVVEVSAPRHKPASKRVPVSGEGPVEVALKLEPVVTKVSVKVDSRPAGAIIFAGGQELGETPATVQLNPSVRQLTLRLKCHNDAEVDVPASEAGESISTETVTLKRQSRCR, encoded by the coding sequence GTGACGACCTCTCAACCGAAGCGTCAGCCCATCCCTTTCGGGAAGTACCTCCTTCTGGACCGCATCAACATCGGCGGCATGGCGGAGGTGTGGCGCGGAAAGCAGTTTGGCGCCAGCGGCTTCGAGCGGCTCGTGGCCATCAAACGCATCCTGCCGAACATCGCGGAGGACGAAGAGTTCATCTCGATGTTCATCGATGAGGCGAAGATCAGCGTCCAGCTGAGCCACGCCAACATCGCGCAGATCTACGAACTGGGGCAGATCGCCAGCAGCTACTTCATCTCGATGGAGTACATCCCCGGCAAGGACATGCGGGCCATCTTCGACCGGTGCCGGAAGAAGGGGGAGCCCGCGCCCGTGCCGCTGGTGGCGTTCTGCATCTCCAAGATGTGCGAGGGCCTGGACTACGCCCACCGGAAGAAGGACGGGATGGGGCGGGACATGAACATCGTCCACCGCGACATCTCGCCGCAGAACGTCCTCCTCTCCTTCGAGGGCGAGGTCAAGGTCATCGACTTCGGCATCGCCAAGGCGGCGGGCAAGGCGACCAAGACGCAGGCGGGCATCCTCAAGGGCAAGTTCGGTTACATGAGCCCGGAGCAGATCCGCGGCCTGCCCTTGGACCGCCGTTCGGACGTGTTCGCCATTGGCGTGTGTCTCTACGAGATGCTCACCGGCGAGCGCCTGTTCGTGGGCGACAGCGACTTCAGCGTGCTGGAGAAGGTGCGCAAGGCGGAGGTGCCGCCGCCCTCCACGTACAACCGGCGCATCCCGGAGGCGCTGGAGAAGATCGTCATGCGCGCGCTCGCCAAGGACGTGGACGAGCGCTACCAGTACGCCAGCGAGCTGGGCGACGACCTGCAGCGCTTCCTCATCACCAGCGAGACCATCTTCGGCCGCAAGGACCTCATGCAGTACATGAAGTCCACCTTCGCGGAGGAAGTGGAGCGCGAGAAGCAGCGCCTGTCGGACTACGCCGACATCCGCCCGCCCGACGGCATGCTCGCCGCGCTGGAGGCCGCGCAGGGCTTCGGTGGCGGCGGCATGTCCGCGCCGCCGCCTCCCGCCGCGCCGCCGCCCGTGGCCGTGCCGGTGGTGCAGCCGGTGGCGCCCGCCGCGCCCCGCGCCACCGCGGCCATGGGCGCCGTCACCAACGCGCCGCCGCCCGCCGCCTCGGGCGTGCGTCGCTCGCCCACGCTGGCGGCGCTGCCCAAGCTGACCGCGGCCACGGCCGCGCCCGCGCCCAAGGAGGACGAGGTCCAGGCGACGCAGCTGGTCTCCAGCGACCACGTCTTCGACGACAGCCCGGAGCCCACCACGCAGCCGGGCGCCCAGGTGGGGCGCACCGTGACACCGCTGGAGACGCACGCCCCCGCCGTCGACGAGGACGAGTCCCCGTCCGGCAAGACGGCGCTGATTCCGCCGCCCTCGTCCGTCTCGCCCCCGCGCCTGTCGCAGACGAACATGCCGGTGCTCACGCCGTCCGGGCCGTCCGCGCGCCCCTCGACGACGGTGCCCACGCTGGTTCCCGCCGAGGTCGCCGCCCAGGCCCCCGGCAACCGTACGAGCCGGGGCGGGGGAGACGGGCTGCCGCGCATCGCGCGGGACGCGCCGCCGGACGTGTCCCAGGGCGTCTCCCGCAACGCGCTGCCGCCGGACGTGTCCCAGGGCGTCTCCCGCGCGGCGCTCCAGGCGGCGCAGTCCTCCCGGCCGCCTCCGGCGCTGGCGTCGGGCAACCCGGTGCGTCCGCCGCCGCGGCCCGAGCCGGTGGAGGAGGAGTCCCAGGACGAGGAGATTCCGACGACGTCGGTGCCCGCGCTCAACGGCGGCAAGGGGCTCGACAAGCGCGTGCTCTACTGGCTCGGCGGCCTGGTGGCCCTGGCGCTCGTCGCCGTGCTGGGGTGGCTGGGGCTCGGCCCCGGGGCGGGCTACGTCATGCTGGACCTGCAGCGCGTCCCGCAGGACGTGCGCTCGCGTGTGAGCGTCACGCTCGACGCCCAGCCGGTGCCGGTGGATGGGAGCACCACGCTCCTGCGACAGGTGCCGGCCGGCCCGGTGATGGTCACCGTCAGCGCTGAGGGCTTCAAGACCTTCACCAAGACGGTGCCCGTCAACAGCGGCAAGGAGGTCACCTCCGTCGAGGTCGTGCTGGAGAGCCTGGTGCGCACCGCGTCGCTGGTGCTCGTCACCACGCCGGCGGACGCCCAGGTGAAGGTGGACGGCAAGGTGGTGCGCGAGCAGGGCCGCTCGGACGCCTTCATCAAGGGCGTGCCCATTGGCGGCAACGAGTGGGTGGTGGAGGTCAGCGCGCCGCGGCACAAGCCGGCGTCGAAGCGCGTGCCCGTCTCCGGCGAGGGGCCGGTGGAGGTGGCGCTGAAGCTCGAGCCCGTGGTGACGAAGGTGTCGGTGAAGGTCGACTCGCGTCCGGCGGGCGCCATCATCTTCGCGGGTGGCCAGGAGCTGGGCGAGACGCCCGCCACGGTGCAGCTGAACCCCTCGGTGCGCCAGCTCACGCTGCGCCTGAAGTGCCACAACGACGCGGAGGTGGACGTGCCGGCTTCCGAGGCCGGAGAATCCATCTCCACCGAGACGGTGACGCTCAAGCGGCAGTCGCGCTGTCGCTGA
- a CDS encoding L,D-transpeptidase family protein, with translation MTSSISRDTPRLPLPSAQGTAPPLPAPPASTARADARPDTRTTVEDWSAPGWGPPARPLTHERFVGQPQLSEVASSLRLLGAGAQGEGVRAVQAALLDMGFALHGGADGRFGQQTTRALRNFQVHARATFPNLQPTGVLDAPTLRALETLAPAPGTRGQSRGLPNPLYDGQPVRVVVALREHRTFLFDTKGQLVDVFPNATGTAGTPTRAGLKVVRTKLDQVAAEAAGARLWNDRHVFGTRILDLSWADGRHSAEELHGTNAPALLGGNVSHGCIRHSNEAIVLLHDALSVGDRVAVVEHVDDPHLRTPVPVA, from the coding sequence ATGACCTCGTCCATCTCTCGCGACACGCCTCGTCTCCCGCTCCCCTCCGCGCAGGGAACGGCCCCGCCCCTTCCCGCCCCTCCCGCGTCCACGGCGCGCGCGGATGCCCGTCCCGACACGCGGACGACGGTGGAGGACTGGAGCGCCCCCGGCTGGGGCCCCCCTGCGCGCCCGCTCACGCACGAGCGCTTCGTGGGCCAGCCCCAGCTCTCCGAAGTGGCCTCCAGCCTGCGGCTGCTCGGCGCGGGAGCCCAGGGAGAAGGGGTGCGCGCCGTCCAGGCGGCGCTGCTGGACATGGGCTTCGCGTTGCACGGCGGCGCGGACGGCCGCTTCGGTCAGCAGACGACGCGGGCGCTGCGCAACTTCCAGGTTCACGCGCGCGCGACCTTCCCCAACCTCCAGCCCACGGGCGTGCTGGATGCCCCCACGCTGCGCGCGCTGGAGACGCTGGCGCCGGCCCCGGGGACGCGTGGCCAGTCACGGGGACTGCCCAACCCGCTCTACGACGGCCAACCCGTGCGCGTGGTGGTGGCCCTGCGCGAGCACCGCACCTTCCTCTTCGACACGAAGGGCCAGCTGGTGGACGTCTTCCCCAACGCCACGGGCACCGCCGGCACGCCCACGCGGGCCGGGCTCAAGGTCGTCCGGACGAAGCTGGACCAGGTGGCGGCGGAGGCCGCGGGCGCGCGGCTGTGGAACGACAGGCACGTCTTCGGCACGCGCATCCTGGACCTGTCCTGGGCGGACGGACGCCACTCCGCGGAGGAGCTCCACGGGACGAATGCCCCCGCGCTGCTGGGGGGCAACGTCTCCCATGGCTGCATCCGCCACTCGAACGAGGCCATCGTCCTGCTCCACGACGCCCTGTCCGTCGGCGACCGCGTGGCGGTGGTGGAGCACGTGGACGACCCGCACCTGCGCACGCCGGTGCCGGTCGCCTGA
- a CDS encoding ATP-binding protein produces MSKVRKVQKADPLADLPRWAQQLARKYYTKTVNTFLLYGAVRDLQPLQLEDGGRGFGTLKTFLSEELFGGRDHVLFYDRSSGIRSATPETQKDLSRVMSGYDAMYGTDYAKVMPRDPGRALQVLENFLRMRLSEGRSLALIIDFAETLVPGGEISHLSSEDRFVLATLDKWAHDPQFLAGDVSVVLLAENLADIAPRISRNPYVSPIELPLPTEEERLEYVRYKLEGKRLQSVSEVPLSGLAKMTAGLSRINLDRVLTEALEREVRVTSDLLKEKKKEIIQAECHGLLEFIEPTHTLDAVAGHAKAKQMLRQAASALKKGRLEVMPMGYLLSGPVGTGKTFMVSCFAGEIGIPVVKFLNFRSQWQGVTEANLEKIFNLLKALWPVAVMIDEADTFLGNRDSGGDSGTSSRVFGSIASFMGNTQYRGKIVWFLMTARPDLLPIDLKRQGRAEEHLALFYPQTDTERDELFQVMSKKTGVSVEDIGSFSAMIPPGVRAFSGADIEAVMVRSKFRALADGRESVTKDDVAAVLADFVPPSYPLEIELQNLVAVQECTSRELLPENFRALDRDLITRRVRELKALLEER; encoded by the coding sequence GTGAGCAAGGTGCGCAAGGTCCAGAAGGCAGACCCATTGGCCGACCTCCCCCGGTGGGCGCAGCAGCTGGCCCGGAAGTACTACACGAAGACGGTGAACACCTTCCTGCTCTACGGAGCGGTGAGGGACCTCCAGCCCCTCCAACTGGAGGACGGCGGGCGGGGCTTCGGCACGCTGAAGACGTTCCTGTCGGAGGAGCTGTTCGGCGGCCGGGACCACGTCCTGTTCTACGACCGCTCGTCGGGCATCCGCTCGGCCACGCCGGAGACGCAGAAGGACCTGTCCCGCGTCATGTCCGGCTACGACGCGATGTACGGCACGGACTACGCCAAGGTCATGCCGAGGGACCCCGGCCGGGCGCTCCAGGTCCTGGAGAACTTCCTGCGCATGCGCCTGAGCGAGGGGCGCTCGCTGGCACTCATCATCGACTTCGCGGAGACGCTGGTGCCGGGCGGGGAGATTTCCCACCTGTCCTCCGAGGACCGCTTCGTGCTGGCCACGCTGGACAAGTGGGCGCACGACCCGCAGTTCCTGGCCGGTGACGTGTCCGTGGTGCTGCTGGCGGAGAACCTGGCGGACATCGCGCCGCGCATCTCCCGCAACCCCTACGTCTCGCCCATCGAGCTGCCCCTGCCCACCGAGGAGGAGCGGCTGGAGTACGTGCGCTACAAGCTGGAGGGCAAGCGGCTGCAGTCCGTGTCGGAGGTGCCGCTTTCGGGCCTGGCGAAGATGACCGCGGGCCTGTCGCGCATCAACCTGGACCGCGTGCTGACGGAGGCGCTGGAGCGCGAGGTCCGCGTCACCTCCGACCTGCTCAAGGAGAAGAAGAAGGAGATCATCCAGGCGGAGTGTCACGGCCTGCTCGAGTTCATCGAGCCGACGCACACCCTGGACGCGGTGGCGGGGCACGCGAAGGCGAAGCAGATGCTGCGGCAGGCCGCCAGCGCGCTGAAGAAGGGGCGCCTGGAGGTCATGCCCATGGGCTACCTGCTGTCCGGGCCGGTGGGGACGGGCAAGACGTTCATGGTGAGCTGCTTCGCGGGGGAGATTGGCATCCCCGTGGTGAAGTTCCTCAACTTCCGCAGCCAGTGGCAGGGCGTCACCGAGGCCAACCTGGAGAAGATCTTCAACCTCCTCAAGGCCCTGTGGCCGGTGGCGGTGATGATCGACGAGGCGGACACCTTCCTCGGCAACCGCGACTCCGGCGGGGACTCCGGGACGAGCAGCCGCGTGTTCGGCTCCATCGCGTCCTTCATGGGCAACACGCAGTACCGCGGGAAGATCGTCTGGTTCCTGATGACGGCGCGGCCGGACCTGCTGCCCATCGACCTCAAGCGACAGGGCCGCGCCGAGGAGCACCTGGCGCTCTTCTACCCGCAGACGGACACCGAGCGTGACGAGCTCTTCCAGGTGATGTCCAAGAAGACGGGCGTGTCCGTGGAGGACATCGGTTCGTTCTCCGCCATGATTCCTCCGGGCGTGCGCGCCTTCAGCGGCGCGGACATCGAGGCCGTCATGGTGCGCTCGAAGTTCCGCGCGCTGGCGGACGGCCGCGAGTCGGTCACGAAGGACGACGTGGCGGCGGTGCTGGCGGACTTCGTGCCGCCCAGCTACCCGCTGGAAATCGAGCTCCAGAACCTGGTCGCGGTGCAGGAGTGCACCAGCCGGGAGCTGCTGCCGGAGAACTTCCGCGCGTTGGATCGCGACCTCATCACCCGCAGGGTGCGCGAGCTGAAGGCCCTGCTCGAGGAGCGGTAG
- a CDS encoding ABC transporter ATP-binding protein, with translation MIHARDVTKEYLDGDGTRVRVLDGMSLDVDAGDFVAVVGPSGSGKSTLLHLLGGLDVDYRGEVVVGGVKLGGLGDKALARFRNTHVGFVFQSFHLIPNLSALENVLLPSHFGAKPQDAVKRAEALLERVGLAAKKDRAPVRLSGGERQRVAIARALFGGPKLLLCDEPTGNLDAATGAGVIQLFQELHREGLTVLAVTHEERMSAAARRVLRLKEGKLVAEGAASQVASGGAP, from the coding sequence GTGATTCACGCCCGAGACGTCACCAAGGAATACCTCGATGGAGATGGCACCCGGGTCCGGGTGCTCGACGGCATGTCCCTCGACGTGGACGCGGGGGACTTCGTCGCGGTGGTGGGCCCGTCCGGCAGCGGCAAGTCGACCCTGCTGCACCTGCTCGGGGGCCTCGACGTCGACTACCGGGGCGAGGTGGTGGTGGGCGGCGTGAAGCTGGGAGGCCTGGGCGACAAGGCGCTGGCCCGCTTCCGCAACACGCACGTGGGCTTCGTGTTCCAGTCCTTCCACCTCATCCCCAACCTGTCCGCGCTGGAGAACGTGCTGCTGCCCTCGCACTTCGGCGCGAAGCCCCAGGACGCCGTCAAGCGCGCCGAGGCGCTGCTGGAGCGCGTGGGCCTCGCCGCGAAGAAGGACCGCGCCCCGGTGCGGCTGTCGGGCGGAGAGCGCCAGCGGGTGGCCATCGCCCGGGCCCTCTTCGGCGGGCCGAAGCTGCTCCTGTGCGACGAGCCCACGGGCAACCTGGACGCGGCCACGGGCGCGGGGGTCATCCAGCTGTTCCAGGAGCTGCACCGCGAGGGCCTCACCGTGCTGGCCGTCACCCACGAGGAGCGGATGAGCGCCGCCGCGCGCCGCGTGCTGCGGCTCAAGGAGGGCAAGCTGGTGGCGGAGGGCGCCGCGTCTCAGGTCGCCTCGGGGGGCGCGCCATGA